The DNA sequence ATCGGGTTCCTGCTCGGACGGGCTATCATTTTATCTGTTGTCTCGCCATTTGCAGTAGCTTTCCTGGCGACCGTATGGGCAGTGCAACGCAGACACTCGGTAAAAGTCGTCATAGCGGTATTCGCAGGGGCGGCGACACATTCGGGGAGGCATGCTCTGTTTACATTAATAGGCATGGTTGCATTCCTGTTCCTTGCTAATCTATGCCGCAAAATGAAGCGGGAGCAAATTGCCATTCCAATCTGTGCGTTTGTGGCGACTACATTGTCACGTCTTTTCATCTATTCCCTATCAGGGAAACTTTCAGTATACGAGTGGGCACTGCTAGCAGTTGAGGGACTGCTTGGAGCACTGCTTGTACTAATCTTTATGCAGAGCTTGCCGCTATTATCACCGAAAAAGTACAAGCCTGTACTGAAAAACGAAGAAATTGTTTGCATGATTATATTATTGGCATCTGTTTTGACTGGAACAATCGGCTGGGAAGTCCAAGGTGCACAAGTAGAACACGTTATGTCACGTTATTTTGTTCTTCTTCTATCCTTTGTTGGAGGAGCGGCAATCGGCTCGACAGTCGGGGTTGTCGCCGGGCTTATTCTGTCGCTTGCAAACGCTGTGAATCTTTATCAGATGAGTTTGCTTGCATTCTCAGGGCTGCTTGGCGGACTTCTGAAGGAAGGAAGCAAACTTGGGGTAAGCGCGGGTCTCCTCGTTGGGACATGTCTGATTAGCATATATGGTGATGCAGCATCTTGGGGACCTTCACTCGCGGCCTCAGCAGTCGCCGCGGTGCTCTTCTTCCTGACACCTGCGAGCTGGTCTAACAAACTGAGCCGCTATATACCGGGAACAGAGGCGTATACAAGTGAACAAGAGCAATATTTACAGAAAGTCCGTAATGTGACGGCGAGAAGAGTGGAGCAATTTTCTGATGTATTTGCTGCACTTTCGAAGAGTTTCTCTGCAAAAAGTGAGCTTGTCCTGGAAGAGGAAGATGTACGGAAAGAGACAGACTACTTCCTGAGCCAGGTAACTGAGAAGACATGCCAGTCCTGTTTTATGAAAGACCGATGCTGGCAACATAACTTTGAAGAAACGTATGCGATGATGGGCAGTTTAAAAGAAATGCTTATTTACGGCCATGAGTTAAAAGGAAAGACGATGCGGGAGTTTGAAAGTAGTTGTGTGAAGTCGAAGCGGGTACTTGAAGTAATGCAGCAAGAAGTCTCTCACTTCACAGCAAACCGCAAGCTGAAGCGGCAGGTGAGTGAAAGTCGGCGTCTTGTCGCAGACCAGCTTCTTGGTGTCTCGGAAGTGATGGATGACTTTGCTGCAGAGATTCTCAAGGAGCGGGAGCAGCATGAGCTTCAGGAAATGCAAATTGTCCAAGCTTTGCAGTCGATGGGAATCGATCTAGAGAAGTTGGAGATCTATCAGCTCGAGAAGGGCGATATTGATATCGAGATGACAGTTTCCTTCCAGTATTATCGCGGTGAAGCATCAAAGCTCATTGCTCCAGTGCTCTCAGATATCCTGAATGAAATGGTCATTGTAAAAGAAGAGGAAATCTCTCCATTCCCGAATGGTCATTGCCATTT is a window from the Aciduricibacillus chroicocephali genome containing:
- the spoIIE gene encoding stage II sporulation protein E produces the protein MMGSIPRLQTKQFEAKNRGKKLRKRLSAILSRLLIEKGMLYSFIGFLLGRAIILSVVSPFAVAFLATVWAVQRRHSVKVVIAVFAGAATHSGRHALFTLIGMVAFLFLANLCRKMKREQIAIPICAFVATTLSRLFIYSLSGKLSVYEWALLAVEGLLGALLVLIFMQSLPLLSPKKYKPVLKNEEIVCMIILLASVLTGTIGWEVQGAQVEHVMSRYFVLLLSFVGGAAIGSTVGVVAGLILSLANAVNLYQMSLLAFSGLLGGLLKEGSKLGVSAGLLVGTCLISIYGDAASWGPSLAASAVAAVLFFLTPASWSNKLSRYIPGTEAYTSEQEQYLQKVRNVTARRVEQFSDVFAALSKSFSAKSELVLEEEDVRKETDYFLSQVTEKTCQSCFMKDRCWQHNFEETYAMMGSLKEMLIYGHELKGKTMREFESSCVKSKRVLEVMQQEVSHFTANRKLKRQVSESRRLVADQLLGVSEVMDDFAAEILKEREQHELQEMQIVQALQSMGIDLEKLEIYQLEKGDIDIEMTVSFQYYRGEASKLIAPVLSDILNEMVIVKEEEISPFPNGHCHLAFGSAKEFMVELGVASAAKDGGLVSGDSFATIELGTGKYAIAISDGMGNGRRANEESRETLRLLQQILQTGIPEKVAIKSINSILALRSTDEMFATLDLAVINLHNAAVQFLKIGSSPSLIRRGREVLSIEASNLPMGIIQDFDIEIVSEQLQPDDLLVMMSDGIFEGPKQVQNVDLWLKQRMSEMLTTDPQEIADLLMEEVIRTNDGEIGDDMTVLVARIVRNKPEWAAIPMRFDPNKEPRQEVFN